A window of Ictalurus furcatus strain D&B chromosome 4, Billie_1.0, whole genome shotgun sequence genomic DNA:
ggatttacaaaagtttcagaaaAGCGGATTTATTTACTACTTATGTGCATATGTTGATGAATGCCAGTCACCCGTAAATTGCCAGGCATTTCCACGgtacagctgatttgcatttggtgaTCCCACAAAACTcaataaaaggcaaagctcataCAGCTCAAATGACAAGAAAGTCAAAATCAgtatatataacattttcacTCATGTCATGACTCTATGGAATATTATCAGACAGCTGAAATGCCAACATCTAGAGCCAAATAACAGGAAAGTTAAATAAGATGTGAATTAAGTGAGGTGAAAATTCAATGGTTTGAcatgaaaatggagaaaaaagttattaattgcttttttttaattaaagcaaagtGTCTCAGTGACTTTCAGCCTGAAATCCCTCGTCCTCACCATGATGCCATGTTAGAAGAATAGAAGGGCATGTGTTTGCAGGAAGCGGACTAGGGAGTATACAACACATTGGAGCTTAAGACATACCAGGTCATTTATTGGTCACTTAGTGCTGGCTCTAATAAAGTGTTACACAGCATTAAAAAGAATATGCCACGGCAAAGGAAACTGACTTATACACTGCATATGGATATACCCTTATACACTACCTGATCCCATACTCTTTTCATACAGTGGCATTCTTAATTGAATGACTGGTcatatttgtcttaatttatggatttatattagcttgctttatttaatttttaattttttttcattctttagtTCATGTAATTAACATGAAACGATTGGATTTCACAAAGGTTtcattaaatttgtgtgtgtgacttaAATACACAAgctatttaaacttgacagtatAATCCGTAACTAAATGTTCAGTAACTCATCACGATTTATATGAATTGAAGTTGATCAATGGAGGGTTACATTAGATTGTTTTCTTATGCATAAATGTAATCACAGGTAGGAGCATGAGTAGGATACAAATGTTTTATCTGAAATGACAGGATTTTCAAGAATACTGAATTTCTGGTGTAAATGATCCTACAAACATTTTATGAATTAATCTGTTCCTATCCGGTTTGTTAATGAGACCCATTGTCGCAATCTACAATGTGTTCTATAGTGCACTCATGATACagtgggagaaataagtattggacgcgtcaacatttttttcagtaaatatatttccgatgaggctattcacatgaaattttcaccagacatcagtattaactcaagaaataactcaagaataacctcattggaaatatatttactgaaaaaaatgttgacacgttcaatacttatttcccccactgtatatagtgaatagagtGTGCAATCTGGGACACGTCTACAGTGGATGGTGTAGTAATAATGttaagatgtttgtttttaggtGTTTATGTAGCTTAGTAGTTTGAAATATATCCACACTCACAAATACTGTAATTGCAAGTGCAAGAACccgagagaaacagacagatggaAGAAGAGGAGTGAGACATAGCCAGTTCAGATTTAAGCTTTGTAATTGCAGActaaacaaactgaaaatggtacacacatacacacatgctaaTGGTAATGCAAGTGACACCAACACCAtttgctccactgtgtgtgtgtgtgtgtgtgtgtgtgtgtgtgtgtctacgtGTCTACCAGAAACACACATCCGTTTCTGTGACCTGTACTTACTGTATAGctctcactgtgtgtctctTTTAGGTGACCTATCTAGGGAAAGTTACAATCCCTGGCTCTAAGTTCCTCTCAGGCTGCACCGAGTCTGCCGTCGTGGCTTTATGGGATACAAAGTGCTCGTCAATCGCCATGGATGCCTTACTGGAGATTCGGCCCTTCCAGGTGCGTCTGCACCACTTGGATGGGCAGAGTGAGGCACCAGACTCAGTGGAGACATTCCAGGTGGCACGGATTGCATACTGCACGGCGGATCATGAGGTGAGCCCGAAGGTGTTTGCGTTCATCTACCGTCAGATCAATGAGGACCTGACGTTCCAGATGGACTGCCATGCCGTGGAGTGTGAGAGTAAGCGCACTGCCAAGATGCTCGCTCATGCCATGATGGATGCCTTCACCAAGACCTTCCACTCCATGAGGACCGACGGGCGCATCCACCAATCAGGACGCGAGATTCCTGAAGACTCAAATGCAAATCCTGATGATGGCTGAGGCTGAGGGCTGAGGGGGTGGGACCTGTAGGGGGAATGTGTGATCCCATCTCTGTTTCAGTCTTTGGTGGGAtaataaagaaaatcaaaatgTTCTCTTAGCTTAcagctaataaataaatgcatttctgCAGCCATATTGCTCACAAATCTTGTTATTGTTCTAGAATGTTGCAATGAAAAATTGATCTAGAACATGTATTAGGACATCACAATGGGCTGTTCTCAACTGCTGCAGTAGTATATTGTTTCAGAATGTTGCTGTGGTTGTTCTACAATATTGTGATCCAGGTGTGTTCTAGAATACTGTTATAGAATACTGCATTTAGACTATTGGCGAACATTGTAATAGAGGTTCTGGAATATTGGATTAGGGCATGATCGATCATTGCTCATCTCATGGTGGAATGTGGTGTTGGATGAAACATTGTTCTTAATTATTACAAGCCTTGCTCTAGAAAATCACAGTGAAAAACGTCTGTACAATATTTCAACCCttgttatagaacataaatTAAGGTACTTAATTTTTAGGTACTTGTTATAGTacctaaattattttttaaaaagtcagatTGTTTTACATTATTTGTGAACAATGTTCTTGAATGCCTTGATGTAATGTTGCTTTAGAACAGTGTACACATTATTCTAGAACAATGTAAGCTTTTTATGGAGCGTCAGATATTGGGAGCGTTGTTCTAGAACTTAGCAAAGATTCTTTCCGAATGTTGCATCATGATGCACCATTTGTTTTAGAATGTGATGGAATGTTGTTGATAGAATGTTGCTAGCATGCTTCTGGTTCATCGTGATGGAACTTCGTTCCAAGGAGATGGTGGCGGACATGTATGTTAAAACATTAAGGAATATTGCAGGCATTTTTAATGCAGGCATTTTTAATGGATCATCAAACAATGTGCCATTGTTTTAGAACATTGTTATGAAACATTGTCCAGGATTTTACATCAAGGTACAGCATTTAGAGAATATTGTGATGGAATGTTGCATACACTGTTCTGTGTTTACCTATGTTAGTGTTGACTAGGCCGAAGGCTGCAGAGAGTCGTCTTCAGTCCGGGAAACTCACTTATTTTCATGTCATGTCACTTAACTAGCTAAATACTTTATTATACTTCAAGCTAAGTTACATTAGTTCTCAGTTTTTAGCCTAGTTAACACTGTCCCTCCAGCATTTTGCGATTTTGCaaatgcagaaattaatgcaaaatcaagctaACTTCACAATATttagaggagcttgcaatttttcaaaattattgcaGATTTTGTGCAAATTTGGTCCAAAACGTTTCACGTCATCTCAttacgcattcagccaaagcccccttcgattcacgtgtgttgaacatgaatacagctaaaaggtctcatttaccaacaaacatcaccgtgaaagacACACtaaaaacaatttcgtgcaattcaagtagttttctgaaaccacataacccccccccccccaccccccaaaacacacacacacaagaactcCGTAATTGCATCacagattttgagaaaagccgcaacaaaatcaaacatttttggccacaacaatcacaaaacaaaaccgcaaaatcctgtatgggctGTTAATAACTTTCTggacaaccaaaaaaacataaCTGGGCCAGCTTATGTGTTTATGATTTGTTCTCCCTGTTGGATTTTATATTCAGAGTATTCTGAATATTGTGAGAATTCGTCCAGTACATGGAATGTTCTTCTGGAACATTATGTACATCTTTCTCCAACATGGTGATGAAAATTGGTATTGAATACTGTTTTAGGATAGATCAACAGAGctttgtacaaccccaattccgaaaaaagtttggacagtatgcagaaaatgcaaaaaacaaaacaacaacaacaaaaaaaactcatttggaaaattaaattcaccctgtactatattgaaaacacattattaccacattatttgatgttctacattgtgaatttaatttatttttgaaaatattcactCTTGTTAAATCTGATGAAtgtaacacactccaaaaaaagttgggacagtcgactgtttaccactgtgtagcatcatcttttctttcaataacacttattaagcgtttgggcgctgagtgaaga
This region includes:
- the pid1 gene encoding PTB-containing, cubilin and LRP1-interacting protein, whose amino-acid sequence is MFSQAELLPPVPLEFTACIFSAYFAGKKKKGETAQRKRGKKSACAGRCELKEPGRYRESATMWQPATERLQHFQNMLKSKLNVLTLRKDSLPSVIFHEPEAIELCSTTHTIKPRTHTGYKVTYLGKVTIPGSKFLSGCTESAVVALWDTKCSSIAMDALLEIRPFQVRLHHLDGQSEAPDSVETFQVARIAYCTADHEVSPKVFAFIYRQINEDLTFQMDCHAVECESKRTAKMLAHAMMDAFTKTFHSMRTDGRIHQSGREIPEDSNANPDDG